GTATCGGCAGGTTCTTTATGCGGTTATGACAATCCTGTCCATGTTTTAAATCTTTTCAATCGATGGTGTAAAGAAGACGGGCAAATCTTGCTTATGGAGCATGGGTTATTTTCTGTGCCAGCACTGGCCTGGATTCAAAAAAAATTGGATTCTCTGGCCTTCCAAGTTATCGGCTGCCATCAAAACCGGGATATCTTAGATATTATAAAGCAATCCAATCTAATAATTAAAAGGGTTGAACGTGCTTTGTTGGGATACCTTTATTTGATCTGGGCAAAACCACAAAAATAGTACGAAATGTATCCCTTCATTATTTATTTCAACTCATTAATGGTTTTTCTTATTCGCGCATAATCTTCATCGCTAATCTCGCCTTTCACGTAACGCAGTTTCAGCATCATTAAAGGTCGGTCCACAACCCTGCTCTTCATCATGAGCCATCGGGCAACAACATAAACCGTCGCCCCGATAATAATGATAAACATCAGTCCTCCAATCCACATCATCATGCACATCATGAACATCATCGAATTATCGATTATCATGCCATCCATCATCGCATACACCTCCCATCTTAGGATTTTTATTTTTTAAATAATTATTCGTCTTAGCTAGCGGCCCTCTTTCAAATTCATTAATGGATAACGGATCGTATGAATAACCCACTTTTCGCACAAATTTTTTCGCGCAGCTGAATTATCCGAGGCGCCTGGGGCGTTTTGAAAGCGATCGGGAAAAATCGAGAAGTTTTTGTGACCGTGGTCAACGTCAGACACTTTCGAATGCCATTTGCCTTTCCTTAAGTGGATCGCTCCTTGAAGCGGGTTCAGATATGGGCTGTTTCGACAAGCCCGGTCATATAGCTCAACAAGTCATAGCCGGCCAGGCCAAGACGCGCTTCACCTGGTCGCTGAACGTTCGCCGACACCGTTCGGATTACCCGACCATCTTCCATCTAAAGCAAGATCACCTGAATGGTTTTCAGCAAAATCAGCGCATTTCGCCGGTAGGGGTAAAGCCTTACGGGTAAGACGAGTGGTTCGTTTTCCTGTTTCAGATTCGTACTCACGCGCCATTCCAAAATTCCGAACAAGAAAAGGGCAGGACGAATACGATGCCCAAGACATCGATTTGGTTCGGCTTGTCCAGATACAACGCATCCAGAATCGCCGGATCTTTCAGCAGCCGAAAATGCATTTCCGCCGCTTCTTGCCCCTTGCAGGTTTCCAAGTTCCGAAGCGCGTCCCATCCTTCTCCCTTCGTCCGGTTGGTCATCAAGATGAACATGCCCGCATTTCGAGGTTTCCGTATGGCGAGTTCGTTTCGTTTGTGGCTCTTGCAGGGTGATTTCCCATCGAATCGTTTTCCGCAGGAAGCTCTCCCATTCTTGGACGACTTTTACCGGTGCGTTTGAGGACGGTGCGTTCCGTCTAAAATCTCATAAGGCGAACCAGGCCGAGCCGTGTTCTTTCTTAAAGGCGGTCAGCGCTTGTTCCCATGGCGCAATCAAAACGTTCTTTTTTCCAACCCGTTGACGTTGAACCGTTTGCGTCAGCTTGCTTCTTCCTTTGGCAGGCGCTGTTCGGAAAATGTGGGATGTGGGTGAATAAAAGAGCCAAAGTTGCTTAAGATACAACCGGATACCTAAAACCGAGGAGGGAAAATTTTCAATGGCTACCGTAGTAAATTCAACCATTCAACAATATCAAACCTGTATTGATGCTTGTAACAAATGTATGCAAGCATGTGAAGAGTGTTTAACTTCATGCTTAAAAGAACCCGATGTACAAGCCAGAATCCATTGTATCAATCTGCTGAGGGATTGCATCGATGTCTGCGCTTTAGCCGCTCAATTTATGGCGCGCGACAGCGCATACGCCAAGCAAATTTGCAACTTGTGCGCAACAATCTGTGATGCATGCGGAGCAGAATGCGCAAAATTTCAGGACACTCATTGTAAGCAATGCGCTGATGTCAACGCCGGGTTTAAATTGACCCGCTAGCGCCGACTTAAAATTGACCCACCCACAGTCTCACGTTTCCTTGTTGGCAAGTTGCAGACGGTCTTTCAAGCGGTAGCTGTTGCCGCGAATGTTCAGGATGTGCGCATGTAATATGTACACGAATATAAGCGTAAGCTACACCAATGTTAAAGGGATCATACCTAACAGGAACCTCCAACGAAGTATCGAATCATAAAATGTAAGCCAATGAAATCGTAGAGCAGGAATATAATCGGTTCCTATCTTCCCCTTTTTCATCCCAGAACCCCTCTTAATCCGGTCTTTAGGTCAGAACTCCAATTAAAATCCCGTAAACCCTCCGTATAGTTGGATGAGCCAGATGGTTATCTTGGTCATCTTATCTGTGTACAAAAGAACACCCGTCAAAACCATTAGCCCCCCGCCCAATTTCATCATCAAACGGGAATATTTTATCATCCACTTCATGCTTCCTATAAAGAAAGCCATGATAAAAAAAGGAATGCTGAAGCCGAAAGTATAAGCGAACACATACCATAATGCTTTATCCGGATTTGTAACCCCTAATGCAAATATGGCGGATAATATCGGTCCAACGCATGGAGTCCACCCTGCTGCATAGATAATCCCTACCAAAACCGAACCCAAATACCCCGTTGGCTTGCTCTTCAAATCTAGTCGGATCTCTTTCATCAAAAAATGCGGTTGAAAGATTCCTAGCATCACAAGTCCCATAACGATGACAACAACAGCGCCCAGTTGGCGTATCAAATTCCGGTTATTCGAAAACATCTCACCCACTAAGCTGGCTGACAGTCCCAAGGCAAGAAAGATCACTGAAAAGCCAAGGACGAAAAATAACGTATGTGATAAGGCCTGGCGTTGAAGCATGCCTTTTTGTTCGGTTAAATCTTTCACCGATACGCCTGTAATATAGGATAGAAATGATGGATACAGCGGCAGACAGCATGGAGATATGAATGATAAGAATCCTGCACCGAAAGCCAGCCATATCGTGATGTCGGTCGTGTTCATAATAAACCCCTTTCTGGCAACTAAAAGAGAAAAAAAACAGACCCTACGCTCATTCAGTCGACGAGCACGGGAACATCGCTTACTGGGGGAACCCGAATCTCGGCTTTATCTGTACGTAGCGGCACAAAAGGTACAGCAGCATAAAGTAACTAAGTCGATATGTTTTCCGATAAGGTGACCCTCCTTTTCCAGTTTTGACAGCATGGTTAATGTAGAGAAGGGGCAAGCCAGTTTGAACCCCATTGAAGCAGATAGTATAAAAGAATACCAACGAAAAAAAATAGGGCCGATCGACGGTCCCCGGCAGTATTCACTACCGGAAGTAAATCCGTCGCCGCAACATACAGGAAGATCCCCGAAGAGAATGCAATGGAGACAGCGGCTATCTGTTCGCCCGGCAAATAAAAATCCGATAGAACAAATGCAGCAACGGCTCCCGTAAGAGTGGATATCCCTAATAAGAGAGCGGCTCCTATTGCCTTTTTTCGGTCTTGAAGAAGGGTAAAAATGATGGACGAAATGGTTAATCCGTCGGGAATTTTATGAAGAAGTACAGCAATAAACACCGTAATTCCCAAGCTAAAATCAACCTCAAAGCTGGCCGCGATCGATAACCCGTCAAAAAAGGTATGGATGAGCATTCCCGTCATAGCTCCCACGGTAGTACTTTTGACGTGGTCATGAACATGAGTTTCCTCGCCAAAATGAAAATGCCCGGCTACATACTGTTGAAAAAAATAAACGGCAATCACGCCCAAGAGTATAAATACCGGGCTTGATGATTCGTGCTCCAAAGCGTCGGGAATGAAATCCAAAATAGCGATCGCCATCAAGAGACCCGCGCTCAATGCCATCAAAGCATGGATTCCCCTTCTCGACCAGCTTTGTTTCATCACAAACATCAGCCCGCCCACCACATTGGCGCAGGCAGTCAGCATAACAAACAGAAAAATGCTCCAATTCATTCCACCACTCCATTATTCGTGCGACAGTGCCGTGATAATCTCTTCAATTCATGGCTTGAGCTTTGTACGCTATCATTCTGTGGTGCGCTTTTTTTCCATTCTCGCCTCCAAGAATGTATGGAGGAAAATGATGGCCACACCAATAACGATAAAGCAATCCGCCATGTTAAAAATGGGATAGTCAATCAAGCGAAAATCAAGCATATCAACGACTTCCCCTTTGATGGCTCGGTCAACAAAATTTCCAAGGGTTCCGCCTAAAACAAAAGATAATCCGTAAGAAAAGAACTTTTTCTCGCGGTAAACTTTACGTAAATAAACGATGATTCCGATGATGACAATGATCGTGATGACGATCAAAAACACTCGTTGGTTTTGCAAAATCCCAAAAGCTGCTCCCCGGTTTCGATGAGAGGTCAGATGAAAAACGCCTGGAATGAGAGGAATCGTTTGTCCCATGTTCATGTACGTAGCGACAGCCCGCTTGGTTAATTGATCGACCGTTAGAACGAAGATGGCAAGTATATAATAACGAAGCAATTTATCACCCCTATATAGAAGGAGTTAGGGGATTACCCCCTAACTCGCATTAAACGCAGTCCGTTCAACGTTACAATCAGCGTCGCCCCCATATCGGCGAAAATTGCCATCCATAACGTAAGCATGCCGGGGATTATGAGAAGCAGCGCCAATGCCTTGATGAGCAAAGAGAATGTAATATTTTGCTTAATGATTTGCAACGCTTTACGGCTAAGCTTAATCGTAAACGGAAGTTTGGTCAGGTCATCCGCCATGAGGGCAATATCGGCTGTTTCAAGTGCTGTATCCGTACCGGCCCCACCCATCGCGATGCCTACGTTGGCGCTGGCCAAGGCGGGAGCATCATTGACGCCGTCACCTACCATCCCGACGCGTCCAGTTGTTTTTAACTTCTTGATGGCCTCCAGTTTATCCTGCGGCATAAGCTCCGCTTGAACCTCGCGAATGCCAACTTGCTTCCCGATTGCTTCCGCCGTGGCTCGGTTATCGCCGGTTAGCATAACCGTTTTTTGCACGCCCAGTTCGTGAAGTTTCCGTACGACTTCGCGGCTGCTTTCACGAATTTCGTCAGCGACTGCAATGAGGGCAAGCGCCTCGCTTTCGGTTCCAAGCACCATCACCGTTTTGCCTTCCCCTTGCAGGTGATGGATCTGTTCCTTAACTTCGTTATTCAGTCCCATCATTTCTTCAAACAATTTCGGACTTCCGATGTAATATAACGTTCCGTTGACAACGGCTTTCGCGCCTTTACCGGTAATGGACGAAAAATCATCCGCGGTCCATTTTTCCGAAGAAATGTTCTCTTCATCCGCTTTACGCACAATCGCGGAAGCGAGCGGATGCTGGGACCATTTTTCAATCGCCGCGGCGATTCCCAACAGGTCGCCCTCTTCAGGACCTTTCAGACGGATCAGATCGGTTACGACAGGGACTCCTCGGGTCAATGTGCCGGTTTTATCAAATGCGATCACGGAGAGTTTACCCGTTTCTTCCAGGTGGATACCACCTTTAATTAGTACACCGTTTTTAGCCGCATTCCCAATTGCTGTAACGATGGAAACCGGGGTCGAGATGACCAAGGCGCACGGACACCCTACTACAAGCAAAGCCAATCCCCTATAAATCCAATCGCTCCAAACACCATCGAATAAAAGTGGTGGAACGACCGCAATGACAAGTGCTGTAAACATAATGGCCGGAGTGTAATACTTGGCGAACTTATCTACAAATGCTTGAGAAGGCGCTTTTTCCGCCTGCGCTTCTTCCACAAGGTGAATGATCTTGGCGATAGTGGTGTCTTCCACTCGCTTGGTGACTTCGACTTCCAGCAAGCCCTCTTCGTTTAAAGTCCCTGCGAACACTTCATCGCCCGGCGTTTTAGATACCGGGACGGATTCGCCCGTAATGGCCGCCTGATTTACCGCTGAATTCCCTTTGATGACTTTGCCGTCCATGGCGATCTTTTGACCCGGTTTTACAATCATGATGTCACCAATCTGAATGTCATCGACAGGGATCTGCATCTCCTGATTTCCTCTGCGGATCGTCGCTTCTTTCGGCGCCACGTCCATGAGCGAGCGAATGGATTGACGGGCTTTCTCCATCGAAAATGACTCCAACGCTTCACTGATGGCAAATAACAATACAACCGTTGCGCCTTCGCCCCACTCCCCGATGGCTGCCGCTCCCAAAATAGCCACGGTCATCAATGTGTTCATGTTAAAGTTGAGGCGCACGAGACCTTTGATGCCCTTTATAAATAATTCATAACCGCCAATAAGGATGGATAAACCGTAGAACAAGGTCGATAC
The DNA window shown above is from Thermicanus aegyptius DSM 12793 and carries:
- a CDS encoding ZIP family metal transporter produces the protein MNWSIFLFVMLTACANVVGGLMFVMKQSWSRRGIHALMALSAGLLMAIAILDFIPDALEHESSSPVFILLGVIAVYFFQQYVAGHFHFGEETHVHDHVKSTTVGAMTGMLIHTFFDGLSIAASFEVDFSLGITVFIAVLLHKIPDGLTISSIIFTLLQDRKKAIGAALLLGISTLTGAVAAFVLSDFYLPGEQIAAVSIAFSSGIFLYVAATDLLPVVNTAGDRRSALFFFVGILLYYLLQWGSNWLAPSLH
- the lspA gene encoding signal peptidase II; protein product: MLRYYILAIFVLTVDQLTKRAVATYMNMGQTIPLIPGVFHLTSHRNRGAAFGILQNQRVFLIVITIIVIIGIIVYLRKVYREKKFFSYGLSFVLGGTLGNFVDRAIKGEVVDMLDFRLIDYPIFNMADCFIVIGVAIIFLHTFLEARMEKKRTTE
- a CDS encoding cytochrome c biogenesis CcdA family protein yields the protein MNTTDITIWLAFGAGFLSFISPCCLPLYPSFLSYITGVSVKDLTEQKGMLQRQALSHTLFFVLGFSVIFLALGLSASLVGEMFSNNRNLIRQLGAVVVIVMGLVMLGIFQPHFLMKEIRLDLKSKPTGYLGSVLVGIIYAAGWTPCVGPILSAIFALGVTNPDKALWYVFAYTFGFSIPFFIMAFFIGSMKWMIKYSRLMMKLGGGLMVLTGVLLYTDKMTKITIWLIQLYGGFTGF
- a CDS encoding four-helix bundle copper-binding protein translates to MATVVNSTIQQYQTCIDACNKCMQACEECLTSCLKEPDVQARIHCINLLRDCIDVCALAAQFMARDSAYAKQICNLCATICDACGAECAKFQDTHCKQCADVNAGFKLTR
- a CDS encoding SHOCT domain-containing protein; the protein is MDGMIIDNSMMFMMCMMMWIGGLMFIIIIGATVYVVARWLMMKSRVVDRPLMMLKLRYVKGEISDEDYARIRKTINELK
- a CDS encoding heavy metal translocating P-type ATPase, producing MENSVNKKSVYRVQGFTCTNCAAKFEQNVKALPKVVDAKVNFGASKITVYGEVSVQELEEAGSFEGLKVYPESEKRAIERVPFWKRKSTITAAVSAIFLLAGYLAGEGQTVSTLFYGLSILIGGYELFIKGIKGLVRLNFNMNTLMTVAILGAAAIGEWGEGATVVLLFAISEALESFSMEKARQSIRSLMDVAPKEATIRRGNQEMQIPVDDIQIGDIMIVKPGQKIAMDGKVIKGNSAVNQAAITGESVPVSKTPGDEVFAGTLNEEGLLEVEVTKRVEDTTIAKIIHLVEEAQAEKAPSQAFVDKFAKYYTPAIMFTALVIAVVPPLLFDGVWSDWIYRGLALLVVGCPCALVISTPVSIVTAIGNAAKNGVLIKGGIHLEETGKLSVIAFDKTGTLTRGVPVVTDLIRLKGPEEGDLLGIAAAIEKWSQHPLASAIVRKADEENISSEKWTADDFSSITGKGAKAVVNGTLYYIGSPKLFEEMMGLNNEVKEQIHHLQGEGKTVMVLGTESEALALIAVADEIRESSREVVRKLHELGVQKTVMLTGDNRATAEAIGKQVGIREVQAELMPQDKLEAIKKLKTTGRVGMVGDGVNDAPALASANVGIAMGGAGTDTALETADIALMADDLTKLPFTIKLSRKALQIIKQNITFSLLIKALALLLIIPGMLTLWMAIFADMGATLIVTLNGLRLMRVRG